The nucleotide window GAGGCTCACTAGTGACAGCTGTGGTGATGGTGGTAAGTCAGCCTGGCTGAGGACCTACGGCCTGGGACTCTGTGAGACTAGTCATCAGGGTGCAGCCTTCTATTTggggaccccccctccccccagggtgACTCTTCTCAGTCCTTGGGCCTGGGCTGCACCCCTGGGATCACAGCTGACAGGGGCAGCTTTCTCCACCCACCTACCCGCAAACTCCTCGTCCAGCCCCCAGCAGCTCGGCCCACACCAAAGGCGCTGTCCTGAGAAAGGCGCCGCAGGGAGGGCCAATGCTGGACTCTCTCACGTGCCTTGCCGGGacacttccttgctttttcccttCCTGCCATTTCAGCTGATGGATGCCCCTTTCCTATGGCTAAGCTACTTAGAACTCTGAATTGGAGGAAACTGATTTTCAGTGGAGATGCTGTGTGTTTCCCAAGAATGTCCTAGTCGGGTCACTGTTGTCCCCCCTCAGAGCACCTTTCACCACACTGTGGAGCCGTGGCTGACAAGCTGCCGTGGCTCGACTTCTCCCAAGTGGAGCAGGATCGATGGCTCTTCCAGATGAAGCCACTTCATGGAAGTTTATCaaacaaaatacataagaaaGCTAAGCATGGATTTTATACACACACTCCCGTGCATGCAAGGATGCTCACTGGCAGCTCTGTTCAGTGACGAGACCTGGAGACAAGCCCGGAAGTTCCAACCCCTGAAGTCTGGTGGCCCATGGAGAGCATGGTGGGCCTGCACGGGTGCCACAGAGGCTATATGGTCTGTGTCACCAGGGGGAGAAAGCTACTGGCAGGAATAATATAAACAGTAGAGCtcacttctgttaaaaaaaaattaagtgtaaaatcacatatatgtacatagagTATCTAAAAAGTAAATGCTGAGAAACCATTAGCATAGGTTATCTCTGGAGAATGGAAttggaagacagaaggaagactTTGACTCTTCCATCCTCTGTCCCACTTAAATGTTTCACTCATTAGACATTaagttgtgatatatatatgttttaactCTTAATGTTAgaataatttcagacttaaaaGTTGCAGGAACAGTACAAGGAACTCCCATGTCGCCTTCATGTAGATTCCCCAGTTGTTAACATCTGaccatatttgctttatcatactctgtatgtgttgtgtgtatatatgcatgtatgtgtgtatatatgatttataatttttttcctgaatcatttGAAAGAGGGTGAGGAATATGATGCTCCTTTACTCCTACACAGCAGGGTATTTCCTAAGAACAGGTATACACTGCACTTCCCTAAGTCAGGAAAGGAACACGGCTGTAATACTGTAATCTTAAAGTGTAATATCAGTTTTTAAGTAAAAGCGAATGAATGGGAACGAATATGTGGGCCTGTCTCGGGCCCTCTCCCTCACCTGCATCTCTGGCCACAAACCTTTGCAGATGCGGCCTCCAAACATGCAACCCAGGCATTCTTTGACTGTCTTCGTGCCGAGATGAAACAGTATGAGATCGAGGTGACTGTCATCAGCCCTGGCTACATCCACACCAACCTCTCTGTAAATGCTGTCACTGCTGATGGGTCCAAATACGGAGGTGAGGCcctagtttctcttttcttccatgaAAAGCTGTCGGCTGGCGATAGTGAGATGTGCTTCTCTCACCTGATGATTCTTCGATTCTTTTTCATttggaatgtaatttttttaagtttatttatttgagagagagagagagagagagagagagagagagagagagagagaatgagtgggggaggggcagagagggagagagagagagaatccatgctgtcagcacagagcccaacgtggggctccatgccacgaaccatgagatcatgacctgaacctaaaccaagagtggggcacttaacttcctgaaccacccagggtgcccccagaatataatttaaaaaaacattttttaaaaatgtttacttatttttgagagagagagagagagacaaagtgtgaacgtggtagggacagagagagggagacacagaatctgaagcaagctccaggccctgagctgtcagaaggatggggggctcaaactcaggaaccgcaagatcatgacctgagccaaagtcgggtgcttaaccgatggagccacccaggcgcccctggaatatactttttaaaactaaaaaacttgATGTACGGGTGTTGGTTATATATACTATTGAATAATGGTCATTTACCACGAGCCATCCTTAGCCTGAGCATCACCATTGCAGCTGTTGGAACAGGGTCCCTGTTGGCCAGGACTCAGTCCTTAAAGGACTTTGAGGGCCAAGCTGAAATGCTGCCAGACTTTCCGCTCACCCATCCTCAGtgaattaaagtaaaattaaagtgGATTAATCGCATGGAAAGTATGGGTTGCTTGCCCCAAAAGATTCCCCACTCAGTGTGCTTGAGAAATAACTGGTTTCAGGATACTCAACGGAAAGAGCACAGTCTTCTGGGGTGACGCTGGGTGTACCGGTCTCAGATCTCCCATCTTGCTTCAGCCAAAGATATGGTGAGCTGACCTGCAGTCACCACTAGTGGGCTGAATGGCCGGGCCCCAGCGTGCAGGCTCAGGCCAGCCTCCCGGGTCAGGTGACCCATGCACGCTATTGTCCTGGGAACTGAGTTGCTTTCCCACACTTGCGTGGGGCCTGCCTACCTCTTAAGTACTGACCTGCCATGTCCTGCCTCCCTGGATGTGACCTTTTGGGCCTATGCTATGGTGTTCACCAGGGGCCTCCTGTTCCTGCACCCCACCTCGGCCAGACCTAAACTGCACATGCCCTGGATAGGCGCTCACTCAGCAAGTCAGCAGAAACCATATAGAGGCATAGAGCTAGAGAGGTTCATACTTATTTATACCTAgaagaatctctttttttttaagtgtttatttttgagagagagagagagcaagcaggggagggacagagagagagggagacagaggatcagaagtgggctccacactgacagcccagagcccagtccagtgcttgaacttgtgaactgcgagatcatgacctgagccaaagttgcccCTAGAAGAatcttttccaactgagccacccaggaacccctagaggaatgttgtttttctttttaatgtaaagctcttttccttttttttttttccagtttatttattcattctgagagagagagagagtgtgtgcgtgcgcacatgagcaggggaaggtcagagggagaagaggacagaggatcctaagtgggctccaagctgacagacagcagagagcctgatgcagggctcaaactcacgaaccgtgagatcatgatctaagcaaagtcagatgcttaacccactgagccacccaggtgcccctagaagaatcttttttaaaaaattccctctATGGCCTTTAAAAATCAGCAACTATCAGAAATCAATTCTGCGTTAACAAAAACACAAGGAGAACAGATATCGGTGAGGAGGCTCACACGGTTTGGACAACTTACAAATAGTTTCAAATGGTCTGCGCTAGTGGCCTCTCCTCTCTGGCTGCCAACTGGTTCTGCTTGGTCGGCAACATTGTCACATCACTAGGAAAGAAGGAACATCAGTTGGCATCAACCAGCCTAACACCTCCTAACCTCCCTGAGCTGCCTCTGACACCGAAAACAAACCAAGGATTTCTTCCTGTTCCTTATCCGGTCACCACATGATGTGGGGAACTGGGACGTCTCTTCCTGACCCACCTCACTCTCAGTCTGGCCAGCTTGTCGTGCACATGAGGGGTCACAGTCTCCTCCTATCACTCGTCTGGCAGACCTCAGGCCAAGCTACCCCAGACAAATCAGTGCTGCAACACCCTCAGTTGGGCGTTCCGGTAGACAACAGTTCCCAAGGTCGGGAATCGGTGTGTGTGTGATTGCTCTTTGAGACCCCATCTGGGCTGGCCTTTGGCCTTTGTCGTGAGCCACCAGTTGTAAGCACTTACAAGGTCACCCATCTACCTCGTTTCCACATCTCACCcacagtcccccctcccccctcacacacactgaGCTGCTGACGGCTTCCTCATTTCTTTGGAGTACGGAATAGTCAGGGATGGTGGCAAACCCCTTGCCTCCTGACAGACTGTGGCAAGGGCCCCATGATGGGAAATTCAGCCGACATCGGTTCATGTCAGCTCAAGTCCTGCGGAGAGAGACTTCTGCTTCTAAGTTCAtgtgtttctttggttttattttagttatGGACAAGACCACAGCCCAAGGCCGAAGCCCCGTGGAGGTGGCCCGAGATGTTCTGGCTGcggtggggaagaaaaagaaagatgtgatCCTGGCCGACCTCCTGCCTTCCTTGGCCATTTATCTGCGAACTCTGGCTCCTGGGCTCTTCTTCAGCCTCATGGCCTCCAGGGCCAGAAAGGAGCGGAAATCCAAGAACTCCTAGTCGCGCGTCTGAGCTGGGATAGGGAAGCAGCACCTGCCTGGGTACAGGTGCTGGACGAGGGACAGCTGTGTTTGTTGAGACTTTACTGGATGTTTGTCTTACGAGTGGGAAAGATGGAACATACATACGCTGGTCCTGAACTGAAGATCCCTGGCTAGGCCTCTGCTAATAGAATGAAAACCAAGAAGGCAACAACCTTCTTCCCAGGGATGAGGGGTAAACCTTACGGAACAAATGTGGAGCTCAGTTTAAAGTAAGGacctgaaataaatgaatgagcagtCAGAGGTGTAGTCCTCAAGGGCTGAAAGAACTATGCCTCCTTTGAATTCCAGCCTCCGCCAGCTCCTAGAAAGTGTTTCAGCCTTGAAAACAGAAGACATCCTGACATCACCCGACCCAGTTCTCATATTTGATTTACCTGGACCACGTGCCTAATTGTTTTGGCAGAGGCACCTGCAGCACTCAAGGGAGAAGGCTGTCGTAAGAAGCCATCATCCATATCCATTTTCAGGGCTCTACAGTCCATCATCCAACATGACCAATGGGCTAATACGCCTTCTGTCTTCCAGCATAACCCAAGTGATGCCGGCTTTAGTTCCTAAAAGGAATTCCCTGTTTCCCCTGTAAACTCTCACCTCAAGCCCCGTAGACCAGGCCCCACTCCAAGCAGAAGACGAATTTATTAAGGATACAggcaaaagggagaggaaaaccCCACATGGTCCCGTGTATCCTCTAGGAAAGAAGACTCAGAAGCCTGGTCAGGTGGGGAGGGATTCTAAAGCGGCATCTGGTCCCTGGTGAGAGCAGTCATTTGCTAGCTGTGCCTGTTGGATGCCTGCTTCCacctttttgatttcttaaaaatacatgctTGAGGTTCAATGAGTGAATCAACTTCATATTGAAAGTCTAGGATGAAACTTTTCCTATTATTGAGGCTGAAAGTGGAAATTGTGGGTGCATTGTATGACTTTCCCAACTTGGAATAAAAATCTTGCATATCATACCAGCACCTCGCACTGTGTCCCAACTCTGGTCCTATGGAGCTTGTGTTTTAAAAGCTATCCCtgaaataaaaatggccaaagcCACAGCCTGTGGTTAGTGTTTGAGGCCGTCAAGTTTCCTGAGAGCAGGAGCATGAAGAGTGGGGCATTAGATCTGGTGATCTTCCCCAGCTCCCACCATGGGCCTGAACATTCCAAGGGCCCCTGGTTGAAATGTGGATATAGACATATGGGTTGGCTCTTCATCTTCCAAATAAACCATCTACTTCCCTCCAGACATGGAACAGAGAGACCTTACTGTTCACATCAGGGCTCTTAGAGCCAGGAAAGAGCTGGACCCAAGACAGCAGTAGCAGCCACTCTAAAGCCTAGCGTGACATTGAGTTAAATGGCCAAgggcacagcaggtgctcaggaaaagGCAGTGACaaagaaagcttttcctctaaatgGGAATGAGAGAACATCTCTCCTTGGACACTTGTTGATGGGCACTTTCAACAGGGCCCGTATCCAAGTGCTGCCCTTTACTCTCTGATAAACAAAACGGGCAGCACCTGCAGGCCGATGCGATCTCCTGCCCTCAAAAGAACACACGTTTAGCAGCCACACGGTCTGTCATCGAAAGATGACGTCAAACGCACTGTTGAGGTGGTTGCTTTGGGGGCCACTGTGACAGTGGCTGGGAGCCCCCCAAGCCCTGACTGGGGTGCAGGTGGCATGCAGAACTTGGAGCAGACGTGCAGGGTCTCAACCTAGACACGACACTTGAGCCAGATCCCAAACCACTGGATGTGTCTTTACCGCACATTCTTGAGGACTCAACCAACTCACTTGCTAAAACTTACCTTAGAAACCTTATATTCTACCGTATGAATAGTGAATAATATAACACAAACAACCGTTAGATTTAGCTGGATCTGGCTGTCTGCCAAAGGCTGAGGCCCAGCTGCCCTTGAGGAGGTTGGCAAGGTCAGAGAGGTACTGAAGACGCGATCGCACCGCAGCACATGCTCTCTCCGGCCTTAGAAACTACGCAGAGGACTAAAAGGGCAAGCGATTCAGGGTTCTTCAAAAGTCTGTGTGGCACGTCAAGCCATGTTGGGGGGGCCTCTGGAGTTGGGCGCGGCTCCCCGGAGACAGCACTGCCTGGTAAAGGCGGGGCTTGCTGTCTCCACTGGAATGGCAGCCGCAGCCCCTTTCCTGGGGGCCAGGACCCCAACTTggcatctctttttaaaaatgttttaaaaatgtagatccTAGTTACTTAACACATAGTGTactaatgatttcaggaatagaatctagtggctcatcacttacatataacacctggtCCTCCTCCCAGCACGTGCCCTTAGTACCCATcgctcatttagcccatctccccacccaacacccgagagcaaccctcagtttgttctctgtatttaagagtctcttacggtttgtctccctctctgtttttatattattttttcttccctccccttatgttcatttgtttcttatcttaaattccacatgtgagtgaaatcatgattgGAATACATTTATTCCATTgagtgtatataccacatcttctttatccattcaccaggcagtggacattgggctctttctatactttggctactgtcaatagtgctgctataaacattggggtgcatgtgccccttcgaatcagcactcctgtgtcctttagataaattcctaatagtccaattgctgggtcgcagggtagttctattttcagtttttggaggaacctccatactgttttccacagtggctgcaccagtttgcattcccaccagcagtgcaaaagggttcctctttatctgcaccaacatctgttgtcgccTGAGTTGTTCATCGTGGCCAtttggcaggtgtgaggtggtatctcactgtggttttgatttgtgtttccctgataatgTCACTCTTGCTTTCAGATCGGTGTCTGAATACGAACATCTGCCgcctggggtggtggtggtgctgttccagtttctcctttctgtcctcaaagctttgttctcctctctctcttgcatCCTGGGATTCTGGGTATGCTTGAAAAGCTCAGTTCTGGATTGCTTCTGCCTGCAGATGAAGTTCAAAGGCACTTTCCACTTTGCTCTTCAGGTCTCCTGGTGTTTCACTGGTCCGAGGGCAGAAGCAGGCGCGCCTGTGTTTCGTGCCCAAATCAGAGCATGGAAAGTACAACCAAGTGAGTTTCCAGATGGCAGCACCACACATCTGCGCACTGCTGAGCGGCCACGGCTCGCGAGTGACTGGATGGAATGGTGAGCGCGCAGCTGCCTGGGCGCACTGCCCGGCTCCTCGCAGGCTCCATGGAAGGAGTCTCCCTCCCCTTCAGCGGGGCCTGACAGCTGCTGAAGCAGATGTGAACACTTTGGAGGGCACAGACAGACTAACGAAGAGAGACCGTCCGTGAGTGCTTGCCAGGGTCTGCTCCCCCCGCATTCTTGATGAGTTGACCTTCACAAAGGCTCTTTGCTCTCCTCTGAAACTGGGGTGAGACTGGGCAGTTCCAACAAGACTCACGTAATCAGGTTAATTGCACGATGCATTCACAGAAATGGCACGCACAGGGCTCGTGTGTGGACTTTGCAGAGAAGGGCCCAGCCGACTTGGCCTTTGTTTCTCAGTTGGCAGTGACTTAAAAATTGCTGTTTCTTCCAGAGCATCGTGGCACGTCACAGAGGAGCACAAGCCACTTGTCAGCGATGTCGAAGTGGGAAGGCGACGGAAATAGAGAAGCCGGCGCCCACAGAAGGGAATCCTTCCAGCTGCAGGAGGTGTGAGCCTGCCGCTCCCCTTCCCAGCCAGTTTGGGGCGCCGCTCACGTAGAGGCCTGGAACATGAGAGTCCTGCCCCGCGCTCCCCAGCAGTGCCGAGCCCTCACCCTGGCACGAGACCTGTAAGTGAGGTGGTGTCTCAGAACCTGGGCTAGTCCACCCGACAagaatcagtttgttgagtgCGGCCTCAGGCACCTTGTTCGCACTTGGCCTCTTCTCCTGGTGAGGGCTTCTGCTCAGCCCTCAACCCACCGAGATGCCTACTTGTCCACTTCTAGCCTCCTGCCCCAGGAAAGCTGATGTGCAGGCAGAGCATGGGGCTCCCTTTCCGAACATGGGCCGTTTATTACAAAAACACCTACCATTCCGGCCCGGCAGGCTCGGGAGCCGGCAGCCAGACACCCAAGGGACCGCAGGCACTGCACAATTGAGACCAGGTCTATTTGTCTGGGCTCGCTACCAATTCATCCTTTTGCTCCAGACGGCAGACTGCCCCGTAAACGACACTGTGTACCCGACACCATTTTGCCACCCGGCATTCGAATGAGTGATTAGTACTGCTAGGCTCCTCGGAGTTACAGTTTTTCAAACTCTGTGGATGACGGACGGTCCATTTTGAAAGCTTTTCAAAGCTCTGAATCTCCCTTATGATAAATAGCCCAGTCACTCCCTTTGAGCTCTGGACATCTCCGCATGCACCCCTTCATTATTCTCTGGTATCAGCTCTTCCTGGTAGAGCCTTTAAAACTAGGTTGCTTCTTGAAGATGGACCCTTCAGAAAGAAGTACCATGTAGCTCTTCAGGGAGGACTGAGCAGGTCTTAGGAAGGTTGCGGTTAAGGCGGGGAACCCAGTGTCTTTGTGGAAAGGCCGGTTTCATTTATCCGAAACCTTACAGGGATATGGAGGATGGTGTGCAATCTGCCCTTTGCTGTGAGGGGGACACGGGACCTGACTGCTATGGAATGGAAACACTGAGACGGGCGCCGAGGGGAGGGTGCTTCCTCAGCCTAGGGcagtgggcttgaactcagggtccACCTCAGGAACAGCTCAGGTGCCGGATGTTCATTTGTGTGTCCTTCAAAATCAAAAGCTCTGGACAGGGGATCCCAGGCCTCAGTTCTCCACGTGGACCCAAACGGAAACCCAGTGACCTCTGGACCTCGTCACCTGATCCTACCACGTGGCCCGAGCAGCATTCAGCTGTGCTGGCCTTGAGAACGAGGCCGCCGTCAGAGGTGAACCGCTCTGGGAAGGGTCTGGGCCTGCCTTGTTCCAAGCCCCGTCCTTGCTGTGGATGGCGACACCAGGTGCCCACCGCTGCCCCGGGGCGAGCCACCACCCAGAGCAGACTGTGGGCAGCAGCTAGGCAGTCATGGAAAGAGCAGACACCCGAAGTTGAAATTCTCATAATTTTAATGGTCAATAGCTTCTGGTTGGCTCTGGATGGTACAGTTAAACAATATACTTAaagacctccccccgccccccgcaagcGCATTCACATCCCCTCGGCAGCCGTGCCGCCAACGCGCACCGCCCGGTCTTCCCAGACTTCCACCACTCGGACCCCCTGCGGGTTATGGAAATCCACATCTTAGTGTAAGGAGTTGAAAAACCCTTGGTACGCCTGTGacctgtgttatttttttaaaataacagatattAAACCAAACACCTTCCCAGGCTCCGCCGCCGCCTCACAGAGCAAAAACCTGTTACTGTGGCAAATCTGGACACTCTGTGGTCTCTCGTGGGCCGGGCCGATTGCTTCTCTCCCTGTTCGACTGAAATCATACGGCATAGAGTTCGTAAATCTTCTTTACACAGTACACCAGGGCGGCGAGTGCTATCGTGTTGTGCAGTCTCTTTCTGTGCAGGTCGTCCTTCCGGACCAGCACCACCGGGGTGGACGAAGTGAGTGTGTGCAGGGGCAGGCGGGACAGTTTATAGGCGTCGTACTCCACTTGGTACTTGCAGCAAGGGTCAAACTGCCAGGAGATGCCGTAGAGGGTGCAGCAGGCCAGGCTGAGCACGCCTGCGGGCAGGGAGATGTAGTGGGAGTAATCTAAGGGCAGCGCCAACGGGGTGAAGAGGCAGGCGGTGCCCGCCAGCACGGTGGTCTTGTGCAGGCAGTTGCCCACGGTGATCCAGCGGGCAGTCTCGTCGCCGATGCGCGTGGGCTCGATCACGATGTACTTGTACTGGGCTTCCAGGGCCTGCTCCAGCTCGTACTCAAACTGGTCTTGGGCGTTCTCCCCATTGTAGATCTCGTGCACGATGTAACAGTCTGTGGCCGACAAGCTCACCCttggagtgtgggggtggggtggggggggagagagaggagatagtTAGGCTGAGGGGCACACGCACCACGCTTCGGCGCTGAGACGCCGCGAGAGGTTCGTGACTCAAGTCTGGGCCTGGcgctcagcagagagcctgagctCCTGAGGGCACCACATCTCACTTAGGAGTTAATCCTCCCTGGAACCCAATATGTAAGATaggaaagattttattgtttttctgagaGAATGATTACTAGTGAAATGTagaaaagacacaggaaagaagGGGTACCCAGCTCTCCAGAAGATGACAGCCTATGATGTGTACTGGGCCCGGGAGATAGCCTGAGGCAGTGGACAGATCCAAGTTCCCTAAGGAGCcccaaggaagaaagaatggtTTCAGCCCGGATTCTTATCAACACAGAGGCCCAAGGTCGGCAGAGTGACACGTGCTCTTGGTTAATCACGGCGATTGCAGGAGGAAGCTTCTTTGATGGAAACCAACAGACCTGAGACCAACAGTGCCAAACACTCTGCCCTTTGCAAAGTTTAGAAGGAGTCAGCCCTGCCCTGCGGGacaaaagatagatagatagggtcGCCTTCGCCTTGGATGATGGAGCACAAAACTCCTCCGGCCGTCAACAGAGGACAAGCTACACAAAGCCCCCACGGCCCTTCCCAAAGCCAGCAGCCCCAAGAACCGCAGTGACTCTGAAATTTAGTGTACGGATGACACAGAGGGCCCCAGAGGTTCTGGCCCATTCTGACCCTGGTCCTCCAGGACTCTGTAGGTGTTTACTGCCAGTAAATCCTCCTCTCGTTCGTATAAGAAACACTTCACAAAGACCCACTTCAAGTGGCTGAGCTGATCCGACGTCCCCCTGGGACTAGGGACGGGCGGCCTGACCCTCACCAGCGGAAGACAAATCTGGACGCTTACAGACAACTCAGCTCTGGGTCAAGGCCAGATAGCTGGCTGTGACCGTGGGCCACGGGGCACCGCAGGCAGTTTCGGGATCCTATGTGAGGTCCCTCCAGTGCAGACTTCGCATCCAAAGCAGAGTCTTTCCACACCCCCTGATGGGCAAACCTAAATATAGACCTGTACACGCCTTGTCATTTCCATTTGGCTTGTTTCAGCCTGTCCAGATCTTTCCAAATCTCCATACTGCTGTCTAGCATATACTGTTTCTCCTAGTTTTGTGTTCTCTGTTCATCTGGTAAAAAGCCTTCTTTATACCAGCCTCTGAGAGGGCACTGCTAGACACGGCTCAAGGCTGGATCAAGTCACTTACCCCCTGTCACAGGCAGTGCAGAGCACCTCTCACATATGCCTCAGCGGCTGTGAAACAAGGTCACCCCCAGAAGCTCTGGGCCCTGGCCCTCCTTCAGAGATGAAAGCAATTACATGTTAGATGTGGTGAAAATCAGGTTGTCATGGGCGCACTTCAGGGACAAAGGCCGGGCGATCAGAGCCCGAGACCACAGCGACAGACCCCTGAGCACTCCTTCCAGTTACTCCCCCCAGGCAGGATTCAGCACAGTAGAAACTACTTTCAGCCAACAAATTAAGCAAACCTAAGAGGCAGCTTCACTCTGTTAGGAAAATGCCTGATCAATACTCTCCTGTGGGCACATCA belongs to Acinonyx jubatus isolate Ajub_Pintada_27869175 chromosome E1, VMU_Ajub_asm_v1.0, whole genome shotgun sequence and includes:
- the TMEM11 gene encoding transmembrane protein 11, mitochondrial isoform X2 yields the protein MLRVSLSATDCYIVHEIYNGENAQDQFEYELEQALEAQYKYIVIEPTRIGDETARWITVGNCLHKTTVLAGTACLFTPLALPLDYSHYISLPAGVLSLACCTLYGISWQFDPCCKYQVEYDAYKLSRLPLHTLTSSTPVVLVRKDDLHRKRLHNTIALAALVYCVKKIYELYAV
- the TMEM11 gene encoding transmembrane protein 11, mitochondrial isoform X1, encoding MAAWGRRRLGPGSSGGSARERVSLSATDCYIVHEIYNGENAQDQFEYELEQALEAQYKYIVIEPTRIGDETARWITVGNCLHKTTVLAGTACLFTPLALPLDYSHYISLPAGVLSLACCTLYGISWQFDPCCKYQVEYDAYKLSRLPLHTLTSSTPVVLVRKDDLHRKRLHNTIALAALVYCVKKIYELYAV